The proteins below come from a single Isachenkonia alkalipeptolytica genomic window:
- a CDS encoding M42 family metallopeptidase — MEKTLRYTIDELEKILKIPSPSGHTEYLKDHVIKELKSLKVDYQETHKGAIIATVKGEVTKEHRTVSAHMDTLGAMVKEIKSNGRLKFDPIGGYMMNSVEGENCVIETLNQKQFSGTFFTTKPSVHIHSDAKKIDRSVENMEVIIDQKVTSVEDIEKLGISIGDFIFLDPRTEIHENGFIKSRHIDDKAGVAVMLGLIYDLKKNKKKPFYSTHFFFSNYEEVGHGASASIPEETKEFLAIDMSTPGDGQSSTEYHVTICAKDSTGPYDYSLRKKLIEIAKEHKINYKVDLYPYYGSDASAALRSGNDFKAALIGPGVYASHGYERTHEDAIGNTLKLGIQYLLSE; from the coding sequence ATGGAAAAGACTCTAAGATATACCATCGATGAACTTGAAAAAATACTGAAAATACCTAGTCCGAGTGGTCATACGGAGTACCTTAAAGACCATGTAATTAAAGAGCTGAAATCTTTGAAGGTGGACTATCAAGAAACTCATAAAGGTGCGATTATCGCAACTGTAAAGGGAGAAGTCACAAAAGAACACCGTACAGTATCTGCTCATATGGATACCCTAGGGGCCATGGTAAAAGAGATCAAATCGAATGGGCGCTTGAAATTTGATCCTATTGGAGGGTACATGATGAACTCCGTGGAAGGAGAAAATTGTGTAATTGAAACATTGAATCAAAAACAGTTTAGTGGCACATTCTTTACGACAAAACCGTCGGTACACATTCATAGCGATGCCAAGAAAATCGACCGAAGTGTGGAAAACATGGAAGTAATAATTGATCAGAAGGTAACCAGTGTTGAAGATATAGAAAAACTCGGAATTTCCATAGGAGATTTTATATTCCTAGATCCGAGAACTGAAATCCACGAAAACGGTTTTATTAAATCTCGCCATATTGACGATAAAGCTGGGGTTGCTGTAATGCTTGGGTTAATTTACGATTTGAAAAAAAATAAGAAAAAACCCTTTTATAGCACCCACTTTTTTTTCAGTAATTATGAAGAAGTAGGTCATGGAGCCAGTGCTTCTATACCGGAGGAAACAAAAGAGTTTTTAGCTATTGACATGAGTACCCCGGGAGACGGCCAAAGTTCCACAGAATATCATGTAACCATTTGTGCTAAGGATTCAACTGGCCCCTATGATTACAGTTTAAGGAAAAAATTAATAGAAATTGCAAAAGAACATAAAATCAACTATAAAGTAGATCTCTATCCATACTACGGTTCTGATGCTAGTGCGGCACTCCGATCGGGTAACGATTTTAAAGCCGCTCTGATCGGTCCTGGGGTTTATGCTTCCCACGGCTATGAAAGAACCCATGAAGATGCTATTGGGAACACATTAAAACTGGGAATTCAGTATTTGCTTTCAGAATAG
- a CDS encoding uracil-DNA glycosylase, protein MDRNNKRVNCLKCRYYFITWDHKKSRGCRAFGFKSQELPSLVVFRTSGQKCMKFSSKASAEQT, encoded by the coding sequence ATGGATCGGAATAATAAGCGGGTGAACTGTCTTAAGTGCCGTTACTACTTTATCACTTGGGATCATAAAAAAAGCAGAGGCTGTAGAGCCTTTGGTTTTAAAAGTCAAGAATTACCCTCCTTAGTAGTTTTTCGTACTTCAGGACAAAAATGCATGAAGTTCTCTTCGAAAGCTTCAGCCGAACAAACCTAG
- the typA gene encoding translational GTPase TypA: MKKENLRNIAIIAHVDHGKTTLVDEMLKQSGTFRANESIQERVMDSNSLERERGITILSKNTSIMVDNTKINIIDTPGHADFGGEVERIMKMVDGVLLLVDAYEGPMPQTRFVLKKAFESGVKPIVVINKIDRPEARIEHVQDEVLDLFIDLGADEEQLDFPVIYSSAKNGVAKLDMEDDAKDFMPLFKMIIENIEHPKGKEEDSLQLLISSIDYDKYTGRIGIGKITKGNIEKNQSAIVVDKDMKQTKVRVTSLYNYEGLHKTETDSAGVGEIVAVSGMENINIGNTICNIDKPDPLPILEVDEPTMSMNIIVNDSPFAGRDGRFVTSRNLKRRLEREMLSNVAMRLEEVSEDTFKVYGRGELHVSILIETMRREGFEFAVSRPEVLMKETEEGLKEPIEYVYVEVPEEYASSVIDKLNRRKGEMVNMVPSMGSMTKLEFKVPARGIFGYRSELLTDTKGYGVMHHVFEGYDKYTGEIPTRTKGSLIAYEQGQASAYGLTSAQERGVLFISPGLDVYEGMVIGENSRVDDMVLNVCKRKQMTNVRASGTDDAYKLAPPRILSLEQSLEFIKDDELVEVTPKEIRLRKKVLNRSLRDKAGKSKK; this comes from the coding sequence ATGAAAAAAGAAAATTTGAGAAATATCGCAATTATTGCCCATGTAGATCATGGAAAAACCACATTAGTGGATGAAATGCTAAAGCAAAGCGGAACCTTCCGTGCAAATGAAAGTATACAAGAGCGGGTTATGGACTCTAATTCATTGGAACGGGAAAGAGGAATTACCATTTTATCGAAAAACACATCGATTATGGTGGATAATACAAAAATAAATATCATCGATACCCCCGGGCATGCCGATTTCGGTGGTGAAGTGGAACGGATTATGAAAATGGTCGACGGGGTACTATTATTGGTGGATGCCTATGAGGGCCCCATGCCCCAAACCCGATTTGTATTAAAAAAAGCTTTTGAATCCGGAGTAAAGCCGATCGTGGTCATTAATAAGATTGACCGTCCAGAAGCTCGAATAGAACATGTACAGGATGAAGTCTTGGATCTATTTATTGATCTTGGTGCCGACGAAGAACAACTGGACTTTCCTGTGATTTATTCTTCGGCGAAAAATGGAGTAGCGAAGCTGGATATGGAGGATGATGCCAAGGATTTTATGCCTTTGTTTAAAATGATCATTGAGAATATCGAGCATCCGAAGGGTAAAGAAGAAGACTCCCTGCAACTATTGATTTCTTCAATTGATTACGATAAATATACAGGAAGAATCGGCATCGGAAAGATTACCAAAGGAAATATCGAAAAAAATCAAAGTGCTATTGTTGTTGATAAAGATATGAAACAAACCAAGGTTCGAGTGACAAGTCTTTACAATTACGAAGGGCTTCATAAAACGGAAACGGATTCCGCCGGTGTAGGAGAGATTGTTGCCGTTTCGGGAATGGAAAACATCAATATTGGAAACACCATTTGTAATATTGATAAGCCTGACCCGTTACCGATTCTTGAGGTGGATGAACCTACCATGTCCATGAACATCATCGTGAATGACAGCCCCTTCGCCGGACGGGACGGACGATTTGTTACAAGTCGGAACTTAAAAAGACGATTGGAACGGGAGATGCTTTCAAATGTTGCCATGCGCTTAGAAGAAGTCAGTGAGGATACCTTTAAAGTGTATGGTCGCGGAGAGCTTCATGTATCCATTCTTATTGAAACCATGCGTCGTGAAGGGTTTGAATTTGCCGTGTCCAGACCGGAAGTTCTAATGAAAGAAACCGAAGAAGGACTCAAAGAACCTATTGAATATGTATATGTGGAAGTCCCTGAAGAGTATGCCAGTTCAGTTATTGATAAACTGAACCGGAGAAAAGGGGAAATGGTCAATATGGTCCCTTCCATGGGGAGTATGACGAAGCTGGAGTTTAAAGTACCCGCAAGGGGGATCTTCGGATATCGTTCGGAACTTCTAACGGATACGAAAGGCTATGGTGTTATGCATCATGTATTCGAAGGCTATGATAAGTATACCGGAGAGATTCCAACACGAACCAAAGGGTCTTTAATTGCTTACGAACAGGGACAGGCTTCCGCTTATGGTCTTACTTCTGCCCAAGAGCGGGGGGTCCTCTTTATTTCCCCGGGCTTAGATGTTTATGAAGGAATGGTTATCGGGGAAAATTCAAGAGTGGATGATATGGTACTGAATGTATGTAAAAGAAAGCAAATGACCAATGTTCGGGCTTCCGGAACCGATGATGCATACAAGTTGGCGCCGCCACGGATACTAAGTTTAGAACAATCCTTAGAATTTATCAAAGATGATGAACTCGTAGAGGTGACTCCAAAAGAAATTCGACTGCGTAAGAAAGTACTGAATCGTAGCTTGCGAGATAAAGCCGGTAAAAGTAAAAAATAA